In a single window of the Dreissena polymorpha isolate Duluth1 chromosome 3, UMN_Dpol_1.0, whole genome shotgun sequence genome:
- the LOC127871855 gene encoding mediator of RNA polymerase II transcription subunit 6-like isoform X1, which translates to MNVFVQIKSVRNTNFVAENSLNLTWHDTAWIPVLNPGNILDYFSERSNPFYDRQCNNELIKMQRLSQDQLANMTGIEYVLLHVQEPILYIIRKQYRQSPTQVVPQTDYYIIAGVVHQAPDLCTFVNSRLTNTIFNLQSAFEEAKSFSRYHPSKGYWWEFNQQEQSDKSEGKKKRKEEPGSFFQRQRVDLLLGELAKKFPPKFVAPSQPEAKPIVAADDHVKVEPKVEVKQEKLTQDKQADSAGKPPPDKKPKLSR; encoded by the exons atgaatgtctttgtccagataaaaagcgtgCGAAATACAAATTTCGTAgcag AGAACAGTCTGAATTTGACATGGCATGATACAGCCTGGATCCCAGTGTTGAATCCCGGCAACATCCTCGACTACTTCAGTGAGAGGAGCAACCCGTTCTACGACCGCCAGTGCAACAATGAGCTCATCAAGATGCAGAGGCTCAGTCAGGACCAGCTGGC CAACATGACTGGTATAGAGTATGTGCTGTTACATGTCCAGGAACCCATCCTTTACATCATCAGAAAGCAGTACAGGCAGTCTCCTACACAGG TGGTCCCCCAGACTGACTACTACATCATAGCAGGGGTGGTCCACCAGGCTCCTGACCTGTGTACCTTCGTGAACTCTAGACTG ACAAACACAATATTCAACCTCCAGTCTGCATTTGAAGAAG CCAAGTCCTTCTCAAGGTACCACCCTTCCAAAGGTTACTGGTGGGAGTTCAATCAACAGGAACAGTCAG ACAAAAGTGAAGGCAAGAAGAAGAGGAAGGAGGAGCCGGGCTCATTTTTCCAGCGACAGAGGGTGGACCTTCTACTTGGAGAGCTTGCCAAGAAATTCCCGCCGAAATTTGTGGCACCCAGCCAGCCTGAAGCAAAACCAATTGTGGCTG CTGATGACCATGTGAAAGTGGAACCCAAGGTAGAAGTGAAGCAAGAGAAACTTACCCAAGACAAACAAGCGGATAGTGCAGGCAAACCACCACCGGACAAGAAACCCAAACTGTCAAGATGA
- the LOC127871855 gene encoding mediator of RNA polymerase II transcription subunit 6-like isoform X2, producing the protein MSTEKENSLNLTWHDTAWIPVLNPGNILDYFSERSNPFYDRQCNNELIKMQRLSQDQLANMTGIEYVLLHVQEPILYIIRKQYRQSPTQVVPQTDYYIIAGVVHQAPDLCTFVNSRLTNTIFNLQSAFEEAKSFSRYHPSKGYWWEFNQQEQSDKSEGKKKRKEEPGSFFQRQRVDLLLGELAKKFPPKFVAPSQPEAKPIVAADDHVKVEPKVEVKQEKLTQDKQADSAGKPPPDKKPKLSR; encoded by the exons AGAACAGTCTGAATTTGACATGGCATGATACAGCCTGGATCCCAGTGTTGAATCCCGGCAACATCCTCGACTACTTCAGTGAGAGGAGCAACCCGTTCTACGACCGCCAGTGCAACAATGAGCTCATCAAGATGCAGAGGCTCAGTCAGGACCAGCTGGC CAACATGACTGGTATAGAGTATGTGCTGTTACATGTCCAGGAACCCATCCTTTACATCATCAGAAAGCAGTACAGGCAGTCTCCTACACAGG TGGTCCCCCAGACTGACTACTACATCATAGCAGGGGTGGTCCACCAGGCTCCTGACCTGTGTACCTTCGTGAACTCTAGACTG ACAAACACAATATTCAACCTCCAGTCTGCATTTGAAGAAG CCAAGTCCTTCTCAAGGTACCACCCTTCCAAAGGTTACTGGTGGGAGTTCAATCAACAGGAACAGTCAG ACAAAAGTGAAGGCAAGAAGAAGAGGAAGGAGGAGCCGGGCTCATTTTTCCAGCGACAGAGGGTGGACCTTCTACTTGGAGAGCTTGCCAAGAAATTCCCGCCGAAATTTGTGGCACCCAGCCAGCCTGAAGCAAAACCAATTGTGGCTG CTGATGACCATGTGAAAGTGGAACCCAAGGTAGAAGTGAAGCAAGAGAAACTTACCCAAGACAAACAAGCGGATAGTGCAGGCAAACCACCACCGGACAAGAAACCCAAACTGTCAAGATGA
- the LOC127871863 gene encoding uncharacterized protein LOC127871863 has product MTNAQAAAISKSQADVVSSMTNVYFAAQHTLASSLVPDLNRLCVLQGATQLNDLRVDSHTSYEHSSSVSEFKNCMADVLRSDLLQKIQTSCKYSIMIDESTDISLKQNVVTYVRLLETDEFGMAELQRANAESIYENVVNLLGRKGIDIQHLSEILLKLKTWRTC; this is encoded by the exons atgacaaatgctcaggctgcagcaatatccaaaagtcAAGCGGATGTAGTGTCGTCAatgactaatgtgtactttgctgcacaacatACTCTCGCATCATCGCTGGTTCcagacctgaacagattgtgtgtcttgcag ggTGCAACCCAGCTCAATGACCTTCGAGTTGACAGCCACACGTCATATGAACACAGCTCCAGTGTGTCGGAATTTAAAAACTGTATGGCAGACGTTCTGAGGAGTGATCTTCTCCAGAAGATACAGACATCATGCAAGTACAGTATCATGATCGATGAGAGCACAGACATTTCATTGAAGCAAAATGTAGTGACCTATGTTAGACTTTTGGAAACTGATGAGTTTGGAATGGCTGAACTTCAAAGAGCAAATGCAGAGAGCATATAtgagaatgtagttaatttgcttggtagaaagggaattgacattcaacatctctcagaaattctattaaaattgaaaacttggagAACTTGTTGA